A window from Zingiber officinale cultivar Zhangliang chromosome 7A, Zo_v1.1, whole genome shotgun sequence encodes these proteins:
- the LOC122000674 gene encoding serine/threonine-protein kinase STY13-like, whose product MSCIDNCRDGKIDEEEFRRPCGNRVADDSLTLGRHAFGKNGTYPSSQLDIDEKLLIDPKLLYIGAKIGEGAHGKVYEGKYHDQIVAIKVLNSGSIPEEKVTLQARFIREINMMSRVQHDNLVKFVGACKDPFMVIATELLPGMSLKKYLSSMRPKQLDTHTAISFALDIARAMDCLHANGIIHRDLKPDNLLLTANQKNVKLIDFGLAREETVTEMMTAETGTYRWMAPELYSTVTLRRGEKKHYTNKVDVYSFGIVLWELLTNRMPFEGMSNLQAAYAAAFKQMRPPLPDDAPPELVFIVQSCWVEDPNTRPSFSQIIRMLNAFLYTLPPPPSSEPEPETSFPSAMSTRGAITATSARRGGKLSALRKLFAAKKESSRSA is encoded by the exons ATGAGCTGCATCGATAATTGTAGAGACGGTAAAATTGATGAAGAGGAGTTCCGGCGCCCATGTGGGAACAGAGTGGCGGATGACTCTCTTACTCTGGGCCGGCACGCTTTTGGGAAAAATGGTACTTATCCGTCTTCACAGCTTGATATCGATGAGAAGCTATTGATTGATCCAAAATTACTTTATATCGGAGCCAAGATTGGAGAGGGAGCGCATGGAAAAGTCTATGAGGGGAA GTACCACGATCAAATTGTTGCTATCAAGGTTCTCAATAGTGGTAGCATTCCTGAGGAGAAGGTGACTCTTCAGGCTCGCTTTATTCgagaaataaatatgatgtcGAGGGTTCAGCATGATAATCTTGTAAAG TTTGTTGGTGCCTGCAAGGATCCCTTTATGGTGATTGCCACAGAGCTTCTTCCGGGAATGTCATTGAAGAAATATTTGAGCAGCATGCGCCCCAAACAACTAGATACTCATACAGCAATAAGCTTTGCACTTGATATTGCTCGTGCGATGGACTGCTTACATGCTAATGGAATTATACACAGAGACTTGAAACCTG ATAATCTGTTGCTTACTGCAAATCAGAAGAATGTGAAGCTTATTGATTTTGGACTTGCAAGAGAAGAAACAGTTACTGAGATGATGACAGCTGAAACTGGGACTTATAGATGGATGGCTCCTGAG TTATATAGTACTGTGACTTTGCGTCGCGGTGAGAAGAAGCACTACACCAACAAGGTTGATGTGTACAGCTTTGGCATTGTCTTATGGGAGTTGTTGACCAACCGAATGCCTTTTGAAGGCATGTCTAACTTGCAGGCTGCATATGCTGCAGCTTTTAAG CAAATGCGACCGCCACTACCGGACGATGCTCCGCCAGAGCTGGTGTTCATAGTGCAATCCTGCTGGGTGGAGGATCCCAACACGCGGCCCAGCTTCAGCCAGATTATTAGGATGCTGAACGCCTTCCTTTACACTCTCCCACCACCGCCGTCATCAGAACCAGAACCGGAGACCAGTTTTCCATCAGCGATGAGCACAAGGGGCGCCATCACGGCGACGTCTGCACGCAGAGGCGGCAAGTTATCTGCTCTCCGTAAGCTCTTTGCTGCAAAGAAGGAAAGCAGCAGAAGTGCATAA
- the LOC122001917 gene encoding dihydrolipoyllysine-residue acetyltransferase component 3 of pyruvate dehydrogenase complex, mitochondrial-like: TLIADAARRSSAVNHLRTARQRSGLGFTPHHCILSLLLNFGVLSLDTNAASELLLLGPIRSDPVMTIASQLIRHSRKLKGAQNILLQEPAVLAGFSKDVSRNYVGAFGKENYRDSESYVHRICINSNNVSDRRKAFSSESLGTNWYKKTPAKSFTLFGMRFNHASSSILTTQRRLFSSNPDLPPHQALGMPSLSPTMTEGNIARWIKKEGDKVTPGEVLCEVETDKATVEMECMEEGYLAKIIHGDGSKEIKVGEIIAITVEEEGDIEKFKDYNVSESAGPTEVKTASETSQSKKEEEPPAKAVEPKAVKTEEVSRSEDRIFSSPLARKLAEDNNVPLSSIKGTGPDGRILKADIEDYLASQTKVVSAPPKAKESGGGQLLDYVDIPNSQIRKVTASRLLLSKQTIPHYYLTVDTRVDKLVELRKELNSLQEVSGGKKLSINDLVIKATALALRKVPQCNGSWMNDFIRQYNNININVAVQTDNGLFVPVIKDADKKGLATIAEEVKILAQKAKENNLKPEDYEGGTFTVSNLGGPFGIKQFCAIINPPQSAILAVGSAERRVLPGGGPDQFEFGTFLSVTLSCDHRVIDGAIGAEWLRAFRSYIENPQSMLL, from the exons ACCCTCATCGCCGACGCCGCTCGTCGATCTTCGGCAGTCAATCACTTGCGAACTGCTCGCCAGCGATCGGGCTTGGGGTTCACTCCGCACCATTGCATCCTCTCTCTCCTCCTCAACTTTGGTGTGCTTTCCCTTGACACCAACGCAG CGTCCGAGCTGCTACTACTAGGTCCGATCCGATCCGATCCAGTCATGACGATTGCTTCTCAATTGATCCGTCACTCCCGCAAG CTTAAGGGTGCTCAAAATATTCTACTTCAGGAACCTGCTGTTCTTGCAGGTTTCTCTAAAG ATGTATCAAGGAATTATGTGGGTGCTTTCGGCAAAGAAAACTATCGAGATTCTGAATCTTATGTTCATCGGATTTGTATTAACAGCAACAATGTCAGTGACAGAAGAAAG GCATTTTCTTCAGAATCATTAGGGACTAACTGGTACAAAAAAACACCTGCCAAGAGTTTTACTTTGTTTGGCATGAGATTCAACCATGCTTCATCCAG TATACTGACTACACAAAGGAGACTGTTCTCAAGTAATCCAG ATCTCCCCCCACATCAGGCCCTTGGTATGCCATCTCTTTCACCCACCATGACTGAG GGTAACATTGCaaggtggataaagaaggaaggTGATAAAGTAACACCTGGTGAGGTGCTCTGTGAGGTGGAAACT GACAAAGCCACTGTGGAAATGGAATGCATGGAAGAAGGATATCTTGCtaagataatacatggagatggGTCCAAAGAGATAAAAGTTGGTGag ATAATTGCTATAACTGTGGAGGAAGAGGGAGATATTGAGAAATTTAAAGATTACAATGTTTCTGAATCTGCCGGTCCTACTGAAGTTAAGACAGCATCTGAAACTTCACAATCTAAAAAGGAAGAGGAACCCCCTGCTAAGGCTGTTGAACCAAAAGCTGTAAAGACTGAAGAAGTGTCTCGTTCAGAAGACAGGATATTCTCTAGTCCCCTTGCAAGAAAGTTGGCAGAAGACAACAAT GTGCCTCTTTCAAGTATTAAAGGTACTGGTCCTGATGGCCGGATTTTAAAGGCAGATATTGAAGATTACTTGG CATCTCAAACAAAGGTTGTCTCTGCACCACCAAAGGCAAAGGAATCAGGAGGCGGTCAACTATTAGATTATGTGGACATTCCAAATTCCCAGATAAGAAAA GTTACAGCTTCCCGCTTGCTGCTCTCTAAACAAACAATTCCTCATTATTATTTGACAGTTGACACCCGTGTTGACAAACTTGTGGA GTTGAGGAAAGAACTAAATTCTCTCCAAGAGGTTTCTGGTGGTAAAAAATTATCTATCAATGATCTTGTTATAAAG GCAACTGCTCTGGCCCTTCGCAAAGTTCCTCAGTGCAACGGCTCTTGGATGAACGACTTCATACGCCA GTACAACAATATTAACATCAATGTTGCTGTTCAAACAGATAATGGGTTATTTGTTCCAGTCATCAAG GATGCGGACAAGAAGGGCCTTGCTACAATTGCAGAGGAAGTGAAAATTTTAGCTCAGAAGGCCAAAGAAAACAACTTGAAACCAGAAGATTATGAG GGAGGTACATTCACAGTCTCAAATCTTGGAGGCCCCTTTGGTATCAAACAGTTCTGTGCCATCATAAATCCTCCTCAATCTGCCATTCTGGCTGTTGGATCTG CTGAGAGACGAGTGCTTCCTGGTGGCGGTCCAGATCAATTTGAATTTGGCACCTTCTTGTCAGTAACATTGAGCTGCGATCACCGAGTGATTGATG GCGCAATTGGGGCGGAGTGGTTGAGAGCTTTCAGAAGCTACATAGAGAATCCACAATCCATGTTGCTGTGA